One genomic window of Medicago truncatula cultivar Jemalong A17 chromosome 1, MtrunA17r5.0-ANR, whole genome shotgun sequence includes the following:
- the LOC120578143 gene encoding uncharacterized protein, which produces MIVVAIADRNARVAIRVGFGSFKHLKLSEYPDLKEFWYGRLEHKAFRSLKYLVVHKCDFLSDVLFKPNLVEVLMNLKELYVEDCDSSEAVFDLNDEFAKEIVVQNSSQLKKLKLSNLSKLRHVWKEDPHNTMRFQNLSDVSVVGCNSLISLFPFSVASDMMQLQSLQVSQCGIQEIVAKEEGTYEMVKFVFPHLTSINLEYLTKLKAFFVGVHSLQCKSLKTIKLFACPTIELFKAEPLRHQESSKNDVLNISTYQPLFVIEEVLAKLENLHLNKKDFGMILQSQHSGVQFNNIKHLAVCEFYNEEATFPYWFLKNVPNLERLLVQWSSFTELFQGEQIIRTEKEPEIIPRLRVKYLTLWHLTKLQCICKEGFQIDPVLQLLETICVSQCSSMIKLVPSSVTFSYMTYLKVTYCNGLINLISHSTAKSLVKLTTMKIKMCNWLEDIVNGKEDKINEISFCSLQYLELISLQRLCQFCSCPCPIMFPLLEVVVVKECPRMELFSLGFTKTTNLQNVQTDEGNHWEGDLNRTIKKMFCDKVAFGEFVYLAFSDYPELKDVWYGQLHCNVFCNLKHLVVERCDFLSHHIWNEDPHEIIGIGNLHKVDVSLCQSLLYVFPYTLCPDLGHLEMLEISSCGVKEIVAMEETGSMEINFNFPQLEVIRLYYLTNLKSFYQGNHTLDFPLLKTLSVYRCEALRMFSFNNSDLQVDENQDVLFQQPLFCIEKLSPNLEELAINGTNMLVILNGYCQENIFLKVKLLRLQCFDEIPTILLDDFHTIFPNVETFKVCNSSFETLFPTKGATSYLSMQTSNQIRKLWLFELDKLKHVWQEDFPLDHSLLQYLEELRVVNCPSLISLVPSSTSFTNLTYLKVDNCEELIYLIKISTAKSLVQLKALNITNCEKMLDVVKIDDDKAEENIVFENLEYLEFTSLSNLRSFCYGKQTFIFPSLLRFIFKGCPQMKIFSSALIVAPCVMP; this is translated from the exons ATGATTGTTGTTGCGATAGCAGATAGGAATGCTAGAGTAGCGATTAGG GTGGGATTTGGTAGTTTCAAGCATTTAAAACTATCTGAATATCCTGACCTTAAAGAATTCTGGTATGGTCGACTTGAGCATAAAGCATTTAGGAGTTTGAAGTATCTAGTGGTTCATAAATGTGATTTTCTGTCTGATGTGCTCTTTAAACCTAACTTGGTAGAAGTGCTGATGAACCTGAAAGAATTATATGTGGAGGATTGTGAttcatcagaagcagttttTGATTTGAACGATGAATTTGCCAAAGAAATTGTTGTGCAGAATTCTAGTCAACtgaagaaattaaaactatCTAATCTTTCAAAACTGAGGCATGTATGGAAGGAGGATCCACATAACACTATGAGGTTTCAAAATTTAAGTGATGTATCTGTTGTGGGATGCAATAGCTTGATAAGCCTCTTTCCGTTCTCAGTGGCTAGCGATATGATGCAACTTCAAAGTCTTCAAGTAAGTCAGTGTGGGATTCAAGAAATTGTGGCCAAGGAAGAAGGAACATATGAGATGGTTAAATTTGTGTTTCCTCATTTGACTTCCATTAACCTTGAGTACTTGACCAAACTTAAGGCATTCTTTGTTGGGGTTCATTCTCTTCAATGTAAATCATTGAAAACGATCAAGTTGTTCGCATGTCCAACAATAGAGCTATTTAAGGCAGAGCCTTTGAGACACCAAGAAAGTTCCAAAAATGATGTGCTTAATATCTCAACATATCAACCTCTTTTTGTGATTGAAGAG GTACTTGCTAAATTGGAGAATTTGCATTTGAACAAAAAAGATTTTGGCATGATATTGCAGAGCCAACATTCAGGggttcaattcaacaacatcaaacacCTTGCCGTGTGTGAGTTCTACAATGAAGAAGCAACTTTTCCATATTGGTTCTTGAAAAATGTTCCTAATTTAGAAAGATTGTTGGTCCAATGGAGTTCCTTCACGGAGTTATTCCAAGGCGAACAAATCATAAGAACGGAAAAGGAACCTGAAATCATCCCGCGACTTAGAGTCAAATATTTGACATTATGGCACCTGACCAAGCTTCAATGTATATGCAAAGAAGGATTTCAGATCGACCCAGTTCTACAATTACTTGAAACCATTTGTGTGTCTCAATGTTCCAGTATGATAAAGTTGGTTCCATCCTCAGTCACCTTTAGTTACATGACCTATTTGAAGGTAACATACTGCAATGGGTTGATCAATTTAATATCACATTCAACAGCGAAGAGTCTTGTCAAACTCACAACAATGAAGATTAAAATGTGTAATTGGCTTGAGGATATAGTGAACGGTAAAGAAGATAAGATAAACGAGATATCATTTTGCAGTTTACAATATCTAGAACTAATTTCTTTACAGAGGCTCTGCCAATTTTGCTCATGCCCATGCCCCATCATGTTTCCGTTGCTGGAAGTTGTAGTTGTCAAAGAATGTCCTCGAATGGAACTTTTTTCATTGGGATTTACCAAAACAACAAATCTTCAAAATGTACAAACTGATGAAGGAAATCATTGGGAGGGTGACCTCAACAGAACcataaagaaaatgttttgtgataag GTTGCATTTGGTGAATTCGTGTACTTAGCCTTTTCTGACTATCCTGAGCTAAAGGATGTGTGGTATGGCCAACTTCATTGCAATGTGTTCTGCAACTTGAAACATCTTGTCGTGGAAAGGTGTGATTTTTTATCACAT CATATATGGAATGAGGATCCTCATGAAATTATCGGCATTGGAAACTTACACAAGGTGGATGTTTCTCTGTGTCAAAGCTTGTTATATGTCTTTCCATATACACTATGCCCAGATCTTGGACATCTTGAAATGCTTGAGATAAGTTCTTGTGGAGTCAAGGAAATTGTTGCAATGGAAGAAACTGGATCaatggaaattaattttaattttcccCAATTGGAAGTTATAAGACTCTATTATTTGACAAATCTTAAGAGTTTCTATCAAGGAAATCATACTTTAGATTTCCCTTTATTGAAGACTTTGAGTGTATATCGTTGTGAAGCATTAAGaatgttttctttcaacaattcagACTTGCAAGTTGATGAAAACCAGGACGTGCTATTCCAACAACCCCtgttttgtattgaaaag TTGAGCCCCAACCTGGAGGAATTGGCAATAAATGGCACAAATATGTTGGTGATATTGAATGGTTATTGTCaagaaaatatctttcttaaagTTAAACTTCTTCGCTTACAATGCTTCGATGAAATTCCAACTATTCTTCTGGATGATTTCCATACAATTTTTCCTAATGTTGAAACATTTAAAGTGTGTAATAGTTCTTTTGAAACATTGTTCCCCACTAAAGGAGCCACAAGTTATCTCAGTATGCAAACGTCAAATCAAATAAGAAAGTTGTGGCTTTTTGAATTGGACAAGCTCAAGCACGTCTGGCAGGAAGACTTTCCATTGGATCATTCTCTGTTACAATATCTTGAAGAGTTACGTGTAGTGAATTGTCCAAGTTTGATAAGCTTGGTACCATCATCGACATCTTTCACAAATTTAACCTATTTAAAAGTGGACAACTGCGAAGAGTTGAtctatttgataaaaatttcAACAGCTAAAAGTCTAGTTCAACTCAAAGCATTAAACATAACTAATTGTGAGAAGATGTTGGATGTCGTGAAGATTGACGATGATAAAGCAGAGGAAAACATCGTATTTGAAAACTTGGAATACTTGGAATTTACTTCGTTGTCAAATTTGAGAAGCTTCTGCTATGGGAAACAAACATTCATATTCCCATCTTTGCTTCGTTTCATCTTTAAAGGATGCCCTCAAATGAAGATCTTCTCATCTGCACTCATAGTAGCACCATGTGTAATGCCCtag